The genome window TATGCATTCCCTAAAATGTTAGAAAGAACTTGTCCTTCGCGCTAGTGGATCAGGTACTCATAGTCAAGTTATACCGGAGTTGATGCTCCTGGTACTCTGCCGCCGAATCGCTGAACACATGTATCTGTAACTTCAGTACTGCACGTTCGTACTAGGACTGCATTGAGCATTTTGCTGGAAAGCAGACCAAGGAGGCCATCCCTGACGTATAAATTCTGTAGTACCACTAATATAGCTCTGCAATTATGTTACTCGTACGTGGCAAGATGGGATTATTTTGGGATCATCTGTACGAGCATCTCCCGCCGGCTCTCTATATCTCTATATAAAAAGACtttaaaatattttctcttaaATTCTCTACGTGTTTTAACCGATTTACTAAATCTCGCTTCTTATATTTAAGACAcctatatttttatttacttcCTTACCTAAATACTCCTGTTCAATTCAGCTAACATCTCTCTCATTCTCCACCCAccgctcctcctctctctctttcactcCCCTGCCCACCTCTTCCTCACCGCCGACGAAGATCCACCTTCTCCCTCTTCCACTCCCCTCGTCCTCCTAAGCAGTGGTGGTTGGAGGCTACAGCAACCTCACGCAGCGGCGGCAGAGGGGGCGCCGCCACCTCGAGCTCTCGTTCCCCTTCCCCTCTAGGTTTGGCGTGGCACGGGGTGACCGTGTCGGGCGCAGGGTGATGGCGCGAAGTGCGCTCTTGCTCAGATTTGAAGGGAACTGAGAGCACGAAGGAGATGGCGAGCTCTTTTTTCATCCGACGGAAGTGGCAAGCAAGGGAAGGAAACGAGGAGCCAGAAAAGTAGTGACGGGGAGCATGAAGCCAGCTTTTTAGCCAAATCGCTATATCTAGCGATAGGAAGTGGGATAGCAACTCGGTTGAAATTGCTCTAACATGCTCTGATCTGTACCAAAGTTGATTCGCGGAAGAAGTTATTTGTTGGAATGACAGGCTTCTGTGCAGCTGTGTTCATGTAGCACTCTCCGTGCGTAGTACAGGACGTCAGAAGCCTCTCAAAGACTGCGTACGTAGTATAGCCGGCAGATTTCTGTTGGACTACAGCAAGATTAGTTGTACACGAGATGAAGTAAATGAGATGCCCTACCCGAAATGGCGTGTGATGGCTGTAATTGCACCTGGTGCGAGAATATCTAATGCATTACAGTACGTACTACAGCCGAGCCGACGTCCTCGTGGCGCAGCATTCTGCACTGCGTCCTCGCTTGCCGAAATGAATGGTGCCACTCCTTGGCTGGACGGCGAAGGCCCACCTCGATGAATTGGCTCGTTCGTTGGTGCCCCTCCAATCATCCCCCAGTGCCGGTGCTGCTGCGTACGCGATCTACGCAGCAACGCATGGGCTAATGAATGGCACCGCAGATCACGTATCACGCTAACATGTACAGTGGTGCTTAGAGTAGGTGCTTTAAAAAATCGGATTTTCCCCCCTCAATTACAATAACATCGGTGCTTAGATATAGGATAATATATATGGTTACTTAAACACCGTTGCTTATAGAACTGTAGCCCAGCCGCGTAACCAATCAGTATTGTACTGTGGCAACTGGCAAGTACGCTCGCCTGCTGAGTGCTTGCCTGCCTTGCGTCGCGCGAGGAGTCCGAGGCCCAGGCGTACGGGCGCCCAGGGCCTGCAACCTGCAGGGTTGCAAGTGGCATGGCCTGCCTGCCTGACCCGATCTCGCTGGACTGCAGAACAAGTGGCGAGCCAAGGCGCGTCGGCGTTGCAGGCAGCAGGTGGGTtcgtgctcgtgctcgtgctcgtgctgtcGATAGTCTTGCAGGTGCGGAACCCATCGAAGTCAGTCTTCAGGTGTCCGCTCGCTCATTCAAAATTTCTAGTTTTGCATTCGTCCGGAAATGACGATGGATTCAGTCATTCAAGCAAGGGGTATCTAATTAAGGATTAATGACACAGCTGGAGCACAAACTTTGATACTCCAACAGTCCTAGAAGCATGCAAGCAGCATATATAATCCTCTATACTTGTGCATCCGTACTTGGAGTAGTACTTTACAATGCCAAAATCTGGACGCTGGAAATCGAATCTCACGGCGACGCGGAAGGAAACAGCGCCGAAGTTTCACTGCAGGTCAATGCCTCGCCGTTGCCTTGTGCACAGAGCACAGTACTCTCCTCAGCATCTCCGGTAGATATCACCGTCCCAGACGACAAGATGGCGTAGTCTTTGCATGCTACCGTAATGTACAACACAAAATACTAGTACGACGGCACAAGATGGAGGAGTTGTCAAAGTGAATTTATCGCCAGAGATCCTTCTTGTCTCCCATGATTTTTCCAGCCAAATTGCAGCGATGGTACTCGTTTGACAATGTTGGCATGACAGTGAATTCAAGGATACGTCATGTTCAGCACCGCAGCGTATAGCTTGTGGGCACATAGAGTCGTATTGTTGGCCCgattaatcatgcatgcatgaagcgATTTCAcgcatgtatatgtatatatatatcataaacTAAGGTGCGTTTGACAGAGCAGCTTCTAGCTTTATTTTGAGATtgtaaactaaaataaaatagtttaaatattttttagtttaaaatagaaaaaagatgaCTTACCTAAATAATCTATATATACCTACAGCTTTaacttataaatttttaaagataaaaataCATAGCTCTAAATATTTTTGGAGCCAGAGCTCTTCCAACCAGACCTAAAACGCTTCCAAAGGAAATTAAAGCTGATACCAATGGTGGTGGTTTGGTTGGGCCGGCATAAGTAGTACAAAGGCCAAACTGCTCTACAGTCTTCAGATGTGGCCGTCGGATATGCATGATTTACGAATAATTAGCTACTGTAGATGGcgaaaataataaataaatagtcATTACGAATAGGTGAACGAATGATCTGCTGTGTATGTCAGGACTCGAGATTGTTGTTGTTCCCCTAAACACTGGATAAGCAATGCAGGAAGCAGGTGAAGTGGTGAACTACTGCAAACTGATTCTTTACTTTGCATAGCTGCCACGGAAAAACAATGTTATTTATTGAAGCAAATAGTTAGGTGATCTAATCTCCAAAATACAAGTAGGCAAACTAGCAGTATTCATTAACAGCGTGCAGCGTTTGAAATACGATGCATTCTTTATCGTAGAAGGGTATGACAGAAAACAAGGATCATAGTAATCAAGAGCACATGAAACAGGGATTTAAGTGAATAACTCAAAACAGAAAGGGAAATAACATGTGCTCTGCGCTGAACAAAGAAAGCAAAGACGAACGAGAGTTTCAGTGCAATGGCTGCACGAGGCATGAGATAAACAGATCCAAAAATCACTGCAATCTTTATGCATGGCAGAGTTACTGGAATCCAGATCGCACACAGAACAACCCTGTCGGTTCGTCGCTCTTTGCATTCAGTAAAACCACACAGGCTGAGTGAGCGTGAATTGTGGCCGATTGTTCATCCACTCGCCGCCGACAGCGTTCAGAGAGAGAAATGATCTTGCAGAAACCGCGCCTTCTTTAAGCGATCACTGCGCGCGTCTACTTGGTCTACTTAAGACAAGGCCGAGCCCACCGCAGCAGGCCAGTGTCCATCTCTGCCCCAGGCAGGCAGGCGACTAGCCGAGCAGAGGCagctcctcccctccccctcgcCCACTCCCACTccactcctctccctctccgcatCGATACACGCCATCAACCACGCGCCCGGCTGCTCGCAGCCCGCTCCGCCCACCGACGCAGCAGCGGCAGTAGCTAGCTGGACCTATGCCGCCAGCGGCGAGAGGCGCGCGGCCAGTGACGCTGCGGGACTTCCTGGAGCTCGGGTGCGAGTCCAGCAGCGACGGGTTCCGCTCCTACCCGCGCTGCCTCCCCTGCGACGATGCCGCCGGCGTGCTGCAGGCGCCCGTGCGCTTCGTCATCGAGGCCGACCTCCGACGGAGCCCCTCGTGGTCTCCGTCCTCGTTCTTCCTCCCCAAGAGCCCCGGCGCGCTCGCCAGGATCTCCAGCCTCTCCAGGAGTTTCTCGCGGCGGATCAGGGAAGGTTTCTGGAGGCGccgggaggacgacgacgaggctTACTTCGACGAGCGGGACTCGTGTGGGTTTCCGTCGCCGTTGGTGAGCAGCTGCTCCGCGTCCGATTCTGAGTCGGAGTACGCCGAGTGGGAGCCGGACGTTGTGACCGAGGAGAAGTTGGCATCCGCGCCGGCGCCCGAGTGCGAGAaagcgtcgtcgtcgtcgagctCGGCGGACCACCATTGCACGGACGCGCCCGAAGCCGCAAGAGACTGCCCGAAGGTGAGTGCTCTCCTGTCGTGTTAATGCTGCTTCAATCATTGTTCGTTTTGTTGGTTGGGCTAGTGTAAATTCGGAAGAGTTTGGTGATCGATCGCGATGCCCATGCATGGTGTGGGCCAAATTACCACTGGTCTacatatatatttgcatttaCAGGCCAATCGATCTTCAGGTTCCAGGTAGTGCCGTTGAGGTAATTCATACATCTTCCTCTCAGCACAAAGTAGTAGTAATTCACACATCTCTTCGGTAGGAAAAACTTTGTGCTGCAGCTTTGAAAAACTATGCAAAATTTAAATCATTCCAATATTTCAAGACTGTGATTAATGGCTACAAGAACCTCAACCCCCATTCCTACATTTTTGTAGAGCAACGGAGCTCTCAAACTTTACTTTTGTCTACTTGACACTAGTGCTTACAAAAACACACTTGTTGAAAAAATTCTTCATATATATGCAGCAGATCAACCTTTTGTCCTCTTCACTAGTTCATCTAGTGGAGCCGGGGTGGGAGTGTTTACAGATGATGCGCAGCAGTGTTACTGTAGAGTTTTTCAAAGCAGAATAGCAGTATACATACGGAGAAGCTGTATAGGCAGACTGGTGATGCAGTGGTGGTGATGGGATGGCTTTTTGTAATTCTGTTTGTTGCTGAAGCACAAAATATTCCGTCATCGATGTGATGGAAAGGAAGCGATTTAGATTGTACCCTGGCGGCCTGAGGAGCACGCGCATGCCGCGTCGTCTACTCAGGTGATCAAACATGGACTGACAGGCCACTTCAACTGCTTCTAACGACCACACTCACCATCATGGTAAAAATACTCTTTTTCACCAAGGGCGACGTGCCTCAGTGAGGAAAAGGAGCGCCTTTTTACCGTCGTGGAGTGGTAACAAAGTCACTGTTACTCCAGACTCCAGTACTCTTTACATTTAGATTTAGATGGAGTAAAAAGCTGCTGGTACTCTCTCCCGTTTTGCATGAACCGTACCATCTTGGACTTTGTGCTGTCTGCGCCATCTGTCATTGCTGTAACGATCTTGTATAAGTATTTACTGCTTGGATCGATCGTGGGATGTATTAACGATTGCTAACGACGGATCGTGCTTATtaatgatggatggatggatgcataTGCAGGAGGCGCTAGATGGCGATTCCGCGGCGGGGCGCAACTTGGAGATGGAGGAGAAGCAACAGCTGAGCCCCGTGTCCGTTCTGGATTTCCCCTTCGATGACGACGAAGGAAGCGATGCCGGCACGTGCTCGCCTTCCTTCCAGCACTGCCCACCGGATCACCAGGGTAAGCCCTTTCTGCTTCCGATTTCGGTTTGTGCTAGAGACTAGAGTAGTTCTACTCCACTTTCGGCGCTCGACAACAAGATGATGATTTTTCACTGCTAACAGTAACCGTCAAATCAGCTACTATTCACGTCTAGAATAGAAGAAACCTTCATGGTTAATGCTGACGCCGATCGAATTAAATTTACTCTTGATTGGTTAGTGTGCCACGGAAGAATCTGGAGTACTCTGGTCTCGAACACGATATTATGGACGTGAAGGTACGTAGCACTGCACGCCAATGTCGAGAATCTCATCGTCTACAACTGGACCACAGTGCACAGTCGACAGCCGCATtgtaaaaggaaaagaatagtAGCCCGCATTGGCCGGCCTCCTTCGCTGGAGACCTTATTTTGACTCTTGTTGCCTCTCTCCATCTCGATCACGCATTACATATTATGGTACAGGAGGAGGCCATAATCACTGACCGGATCCGTGGCATGTGATGGCGACGATTGTCGCATCACGTACCCAGGTCAACTAGGTAACTGTGATGCATCGTCTGACGTCTGTGTTAAACAAATCATGGAAGAGTAAATTTCTTTGAGACGATAGAGGAGAAGTAGCAGTAGTACTGTTGCTATGGAGTAAGTATTTTAACCGATCGATTAACTGCCCTTTAATCTGGATCTCACGGGACTGCAGGGGCGAAGGCGCAGCTGCTGCACAAGATCCGACGGTACGAAGGCCTGGCGGAGGCAGTGGATCTCCAGGCACGGTTCACCACCTCGGACGCCGGAGAATCCGCCGACGCGCGCAGCTGGTGCTCGCATCTCCAAAGCAACTCGTGCACTGACAATGCAACAGCAACGACGGCGTCGTCGTCACGCCACGACGACGAGGATCACCGAAGCGCCGAGCAATCAGAAGAGCAAGAACCTGATGAATACCGGCTGCTTGAGCGACTGCTCGTCGAGGACACGGCGGCTTCGGCTGCCGCAGACGAGATCTCCGAATCGCTCCTCCTCGACTTCTTTGCGGAGGGCATCGATCGTCATCGTTCGGTGGCTGGAACGGTGAAGCCGTTGGACGATCGCAAGGTAGCGGCGCTGGTGGGAGCGGCCGGTGAGTGGCTGCGAGGCGCGGGCCCCCAATGGGGCATCGGGGACGTGATCTTCTCCGGGGAGGCAGCGCTGGCTGACATGGAGCGGTGGATGTGCCTTGACGAGGACGAGCGGGACGTCAGCGCCGCGGTGTCGGGGCTCGTGATGGGCGGGCTGGTGGACGAGCTGGTGACGGAGCTGGCGCCCTGGTGGTGCGGCCACAGTTGGTGGAGCTAAGCAAGTGTACCGTGCATCGGTCCAATAGCAGACAAAGGAGCATCTACACGTCCGAGCATGTGGTTTAAATTTTGTGGGCTTACCTGGGATTACCAATTTATGATCCATGCATCTCAAGGTGAATTAggcatcatttgttttttattctgattatgaaTGCCAGCCTCAAAaccaaaagcaaaaataaacgttacattttaaaaactaattatcACAATTCACGAGTCAAGCTGTACTACAAAATCTAATAAGAAGAAACTTCTCTATATAACCTACATTGTAATATCACAAAGCAAAAACAAATAGTCTTAGTAGCTTCACGGTTAACACGAGATGTGCTGAACAACAAACCTTTAGCGTTTGCCACGATACAAAACGCGGAACGAACATTTCAGCCTGAAGCTAACGGTCTGCACTGGAGATATTTATACTTGTAATTTCGTAGAGCCATGACGACCAGGAATCAGAAGCAAATGATGTTAGAGAGCTCACGAACTCCCCTGAAAAGTTGGCATGGGACCAGAAAATCCCCCAATTTGCACTCGTTTTGTTTTTACCTGCAAAGTCCATGGGCTATTACGAAAAGGAGGTCCATGGGTTGTGGGTCTTGTCAAATAGTTGGGCTTAGTTCATTTATGGGCTCCGATTCAGCCATGCTCCTTTTGTCTTGTTCATATTTTCCTCCTTTTTATCATGCGGCTTGTTCAAAGAAAAAATCTATAATTTatcatcgaataactactgattcttcaatccgccatcgaataaattctgtttacttctataccatcgaataaatatttcagttccttatatgccatcgacttccgatactacccttcgctgcactgttcatgaacagtgtAAACAGTACccgtgaataaaaaaagtcacaaaaatatgtcgatttttgtgcacgctctataattcataatcaacccgttttaactgtattcacctaaaaatactgtatagaattcaaactaaaattcttcaaaatatactatttttgtaacttcttgcaatttttaagcctcataaaatttacaaaaaatcagagaaaatttactaatattcctctaatgtgatgtaataatttctaaaattatctcccgcggtgaaaaaattagttctttgtaatgcacaatattacaaaagtagctcattttgagaaattttagtttgaattttacacaatatttttagataaatacagttaaaataggttgattatgaattatagagcgtgcaaaaaatcgacatatttttgactttttttattctcgggactgttcatgaacagtatagcggagggcagtatcggaagccgatggcatataaggaactgaaacatttattcgatggtatagaagtaaatagaatttattcgatggcggattATAGAATCAATAGTTATTCGATAACGAATTATAGATTTTCTCTTGTTCAAATCCTTGTCAATGCTCGACCAAACATATTACGAAGAGGTCATTTGTATCACTGCAGCTTCGTTTGTAGGACAAGCAGCACGAATCGTCGCAGCTTTCTTGCGAGTGGATTTGTGTTTTCTGTTTCAATCTCTattaattcaaaaaatatataataattttcGCAACAGACAGAACATTCACATTCAGTCCTGTAGATATATTTAAACTTAGTAGAATTTAACTATCTCATATTACTCAATCTCTATTACTCCGCTCGCGTATGTTCCGCTCTCAGAAATCTCACTCCCGCATTTTGTCTCTTACTCGAGCGCCCACCTACCCAGCGCTACGCGTCGTACACGTATACAGCTCTAGTTAATACTGCACATGGGCCCAATGACTAGTAAATAAACAAAAGAATTTTGCTTTTGGCAGTCAATCGTGATGGCGTTGGCACACGCAATGGACGTGACATGTTACTAAATCACGCATCTAATGTGCATCTGTCGAATGCAAGCAAAGCTGCCCAAAACATCAGAACTATATGGATCAATACACTTGCGCGCGTGTTTGGTGAAACTGTACGGTACGGCACCATGATAGCGAGTGACAGACTGACAGTCAGCTCTTCGTGGATAATGCCCGATGTTACTGCTCTCGAAAGCAAGTTCATCCCTTTTGGTTCACGATTCAAACCTCGCAAGAAACTACTCCCTGTGCTGGATCATGCACCACGCCACCGATAAAGTTGCACGTACATTTCCATGGAGAAAGCAATTAAGCACGATGTCGACGATACCCTTGTGCGATCTATGGACTCTGCATTTTCATCTTCCAGCATCAGGGCAGGAGAATAGAATAAGCATGGGCATGTAAATCCAATCCTTTGCTCAAAATATGCGGGGTCGGGCTAGGACCAATGTTTCAAAATTCGATTCAAGACCGACTACCGAGCCCTGACAATTTTTTTGATATTCGTGGTTTTCGACAGTAATTTGATAGAATTTGGTAGAATTTGGTCGAATTTcgtcaaattttttatttttttgaattttgaatttgaatttaaccaAAAACTGATCGATTTCTGAATATGAACGGCAGCGAATTGATCAGTAACTGTGAATATCAAGCGGTCACCGACGTATTTTGAAACCGTGGTTAGGACTTGTCCAAAACCGGCATTGAGCATTGATTTTTCTTTGGCGAAGAAGACGGTCATTCATTTCATTTCTGATTTTCTGGTATGCAGGATGCAGTAGCATAGCAGTTCAGGCTGCCACGCCGGCCCGTCCCAAGCTCCAAACAACACGTTTCGTCCTTCGAGTTCTCTCTATGGCAGACGGTCCCGTCAGTGCACGGACCCACCGTTCAATGAACCGGGTACCCGCCTGCAAAACTACAAGGATGGCAGTGCATGCACGCCGTGGCGCGCATCGTTCGGCACAAGGTCGTTCCCGCGAATCCCAGGCCGATATGTGGCGCCGTCCTCTGGTTACTCACGCAGTCACGCGCGGATTTTCCTTCCCCGAAGACTCTCGAGTCCGCAACCGCATCCACGAAACGTCAGCGCAGCACGACGCAACGCCGTCACCTCACTGGACGAGGAGGAGACGACGGCGAGGGCGGGGTCGTAGCCATAAAAAGAGGCGCTCTTGACGAGGAGCGAGGACGGCTCCTAGTAGTCCTAGCCTGCCTGCGCACGCGAGCCACGCAC of Phragmites australis chromosome 3, lpPhrAust1.1, whole genome shotgun sequence contains these proteins:
- the LOC133910854 gene encoding uncharacterized protein LOC133910854 — encoded protein: MPPAARGARPVTLRDFLELGCESSSDGFRSYPRCLPCDDAAGVLQAPVRFVIEADLRRSPSWSPSSFFLPKSPGALARISSLSRSFSRRIREGFWRRREDDDEAYFDERDSCGFPSPLVSSCSASDSESEYAEWEPDVVTEEKLASAPAPECEKASSSSSSADHHCTDAPEAARDCPKEALDGDSAAGRNLEMEEKQQLSPVSVLDFPFDDDEGSDAGTCSPSFQHCPPDHQGAKAQLLHKIRRYEGLAEAVDLQARFTTSDAGESADARSWCSHLQSNSCTDNATATTASSSRHDDEDHRSAEQSEEQEPDEYRLLERLLVEDTAASAAADEISESLLLDFFAEGIDRHRSVAGTVKPLDDRKVAALVGAAGEWLRGAGPQWGIGDVIFSGEAALADMERWMCLDEDERDVSAAVSGLVMGGLVDELVTELAPWWCGHSWWS